The Seriola aureovittata isolate HTS-2021-v1 ecotype China chromosome 12, ASM2101889v1, whole genome shotgun sequence genome window below encodes:
- the si:ch73-52e5.2 gene encoding protein THEM6, which translates to MLLLVLGALLLLFCSLDVWYFLRGAQVFIQAWFQPRIWDILAEQSIDGMVLPHDLDYMGHMNNSRYLRECDFARFHHYMRNGLFMASRKLGAKMVVGASTIRYRRSLAFREAFEIRTKVVGWDEKAFYLEQRFVSKKDGFVSAVMLCRQNVVHCSPERIIEFVCKRKIECPEFPEDLKHWISFISASSQALRAESGLEEKNK; encoded by the exons ATGTTGCTGCTGGTGTTGGGagccctcctcctgctcttctgcAGTCTGGATGTATGGTACTTCCTACGGGGGGCCCAGGTGTTCATCCAGGCATGGTTCCAACCCAGAATATGGGACATTCTAGCCGAGCAAAGCATTGATGGCATGGTCCTTCCCCATGATTTGGACTACATGGGCCACATGAACAACTCTCGTTACCTGAGGGAGTGTGACTTTGCTCGCTTCCACCATTACATGCGAAACGGGCTGTTCATGGCCTCACGCAAACTGGGGGCCAAAATGGTGGTAGGGGCTTCCACCATCCGGTACCGGCGCTCCTTGGCCTTCCGTGAGGCTTTTGAGATTCGGACCAAAGTAGTGGGATGGGATGAGAAGGCCTTTTACTTGGAGCAGCGCTTTGTGTCTAAGAAAGATGGATTCGTATCTGCGGTCATGCTCTGCAGGCAGAATGTGGTGCACTGCAGCCCAGAGAGGATTATCGAGTTTGTCTGCAAAAGGAAG ATCGAGTGCCCAGAGTTTCCTGAGGACCTCAAACACTGGATCAGCTTCATTTCAGCCAGCAGCCAAGCACTGAGAGCGGAGAGCGGACTGGAAGAGAAGAACAAGTGA
- the LOC130179040 gene encoding protein THEM6-like, translated as MWWVLWVLAALLALFCSLDVWYFLRAAVVILRAWFQPPVFDITAEQVLTGRVTPHDIDMCHMNNARYLRECDFARFSLYTRNGVFKGVRALGASMVVGATTIRYRRALCIGEGYELRSRIVTWDDKAFFLEQRFVSTRDGLVCAIMYCKQSVIRSSPDKIMQHLCKRKVECPEFPDDLQHWVNFISASSQTLRAESGLEEKNK; from the exons ATGTGGTGGGTCCTGTGGGTGCTCGCCGCCCTGCTGGCTCTCTTCTGCAGTCTGGATGTGTGGTACTTCCTACGGGCAGCGGTGGTGATCCTCCGGGCCTGGTTCCAACCTCCGGTCTTTGACATCACAGCAGAGCAGGTCCTAACAGGCCGAGTCACTCCCCATGACATTGACATGTGCCACATGAACAATGCCCGTTACCTCAGAGAGTGTGATTTCGCCCGGTTCTCTCTCTACACACGTAACGGTGTATTCAAAGGAGTTCGAGCCCTCGGCGCTTCAATGGTTGTGGGGGCCACCACCATTCGTTACCGAAGAGCTCTGTGTATAGGTGAGGGGTACGAGCTGCGGAGTCGGATCGTCACTTGGGATGACAAAGCCTTTTTCCTGGAACAGAGATTTGTGTCAACAAGAGACGGGTTGGTGTGTGCCATCATGTACTGCAAGCAGAGTGTCATCCGCAGCAGCCCAGACAAGATCATGCAGCACCTGTGTAAAAGGAAG GTGGAGTGCCCTGAGTTTCCAGACGACCTTCAGCACTGGGTCAACTTCATCTCTGCCAGCAGCCAGACCCTCAGGGCAGAGAGTGGActagaggaaaagaacaaatga